The stretch of DNA TCTTTGAAAGAAGAATCCGTGAACTCGGCGGCATTCCTTCAATCCGCCTGGGTGTTAAAAAAGACGGCCCCGTAATAACCGACAGCGGAAATTTCGAAGTAGACTGTGATTTCGGGTTCATCGACGAGCCGGAACTCCTCCAGTCTGCGATAAACAATATGCCGGGTGTCCTGAGCTGCGGGCTGTTTACGGAATTTACCGACAGGACAAAAGTTGTAATCGGAAATGAAAATGGGGTAAATATATTTTGATCAGACTATTTTTCTGATCTTTTTTATAATTTCAAGCTGGTTTTCGATCTCTTCCTTTTTATCTTTCTCAAGAGTATCGATGATTTCAGGCATCGGTTTTGACAGATTATATATCTTCACGGGCCTGCCTTTGCTCTCCGCCTTGCTCTCCCTGTTGGAGATCCACTCCTTTTCGCTCAGGGTTCTCATGGCTATGCTGACTTCCGGCTGGCGGAGATCGGTCCCCCTCTCGATCTCCCTTGATGTCGCTTCTTCAGTATTTGCAAGATAAACCAGAACCTTGGCGACATTCTTTTTGAGACCCACTTCAGAAAGAAGATCAGCCAGTTCCTCTTCCTTTTCAGTGAATGTCAAAACTTTTTCGAGTTTCATAACTACACCAGTCTGTACATTCTAATTTGCCAGTTTCTTATAAATACATTTTTATCTTGATTGTGGTATTTAGGGGGTTATGATAATGATCTAATTATTGTTAGATCAAAAATGATAGGAAAATATATAATCTATTGTTTAAATTAATCCGAGGTTTGAAAGATCGGATAAAATCTTCTGCACTGCCTTTTTGGCATCCTCGGGCTGCTTTCCGCCGGTTATGATAAGTTTTCCCGACCCAAAGAGGAGAACAACCACTTTTGGCTCGTCGAGCCTGTAGACCAGCCCGGGGAACTGCTCGGGTTCGTATTCGATCCTCTCAAGATTGAAACCTACAGCGATCTTGTTCAGGTTAATGGGAGTTCCGAGATCTGCGGACGTTACGATATTCTGGACTTTATATTCCAGATTTTTTGGGATATCCAGCTTAAGCTCCCTTAATTTGTCTCCGAGTATATCGAGGCCCTTTGACAGGCTGTCTATACTCTTTGCACCGGTCAGGACTACTTTTCCCGATCCGAATACGAGCGCCGCAATTTTGGGCTCCTGCATCCTGAGCACAACGCCGGGGAACCTCTTCTTGTTGTACTCTGCATCTTTGATCTTTTCGTTTATCATCTGGAGATCGAGTTCTTTGGCAACCTTGGCCGATGCTACGATATTTTCGATCTTCAACGAGTCTTCCGGATTCACCTTCATGTTTATAAAATTATTTATAAAGTATATAAATAGTTGGGTGTTAAACTAATCCTAAATGGCCCGGGTTTTTCCAACCTGCAGGGTATATGTCAAAAACATTTTCCGCCGGACTCAGGCAGGGTGAATATATGAAGAAAAAGGTGCTTCTTGGTGCTGAAGGATACCGTCTCCTGGACAGGTTTGGTATCCCTCATCCCGAATACGGTCTCGCTCATTCCGAAGACGAGGCCGCCGGTATCGCTGAAAACCTCGGGTTCCCTGTCGTGATGAAGGTGATCTCCCCGGATATCATTCATAAGAGCGACGCAGGCGGCGTGGTTTTGGATATCGGCTCCGCGGGTGAGGCCCGGGAGGCATATTCACGAATAATCCGGAATTCGTTGTCGGCTGTTCCGGGTGCGTTGATAGAGGGCGTTATCGTCGAAAAGTCGGCACGCCCCGGGCTGGAGATCATCGTAGGCGGAAAGACGGACCCGGCCTTCGGGAAGACCCTTACGTTCGGGACAGGCGGGACGAACGTGAGCATCTACAAGGATGTATCATTCGCGATACTGCCTTTAACGCCTGAAAAGGCGAAAAAGATGATCCGTGGCATCAGGGCTTTTCCACTTATCCGTGGTTATCGGGGTTCGAAGCCGAAGGACGAGGCTGAGATGGTGCGAATTCTTGTCAGTGCCGCCCGGATGTTCGGTGAAACTCCGGGTCTTTCCGAGTTCGACATAAATCCTCTCCGGCTCTACGAGGAAGGAGCGTGTGCGATAGATACGGCGTTCATCTTCGACGAAAGCACTGTTCCGGCCGCTCAGGTCGTTCGGGGCGAAAACGCTCCGGCCGATACCGGAATATTCAGCCCTTCGTCTATCGCCCTCGTCGGTGCCTCGGAGAAACCGGGAAAGGTTGGGACGACGATGGCTGAAAAGCTTGCAAAGTTTCCCGGCGAATTTTATCCTGTAAATCCCACGGACGACGAAATATTCGGGTTCAAATGCTACCCGTCTGTCATGGATATTCCCGGCAGCGTGGATATGGCGGTTATATCTGTTCCTGCACCGCTTGTTCCGGGAATCGCGAAAGAGTGCGGGGAGAAAGGCGTGAAGATCGCCGTAATAATATCGGCGGGATTCAGGGAGACGGGTGAAGAGGGAGCGAAAATCGAGGATATTATCGCAGAGACCGGGAAAAAATACGGGATGAGGATCGTCGGGCCGAACTGCCTCGGCCTGATCAGCCCATATAAAGGCTATGACACGACTTTTCTCCCGATAACTCCTCTGCCGGGGAACATCGCGTTTATATCCCAGAGCGGTGCTCTTCTGAATGCGGTGATCGACTGGAGTCTCTCGTACGGGCTCGGTTACTCCCTGGTGGCCTCCGTCGGGAACCAGTGCGATCTTAAATTCACCGATTACCTCGTCTGGGCGCAATCGGACGAGAACACCCGTGCCATAATCATGTATATCGAGGATGTGGGTGACGGCAGGAGGTTCATGGAGCTTGTATCCGAGATCTCGCCCGAAAAACCGGTGGTTGTGATAAAGGCGGGCTCATCCGACAAGGGCCATCTTGCGGCAGCTTCGCACACCGGATCTCTTGCCGGGAGCCACGAGATCTATATTGAGGCGTTTAAGGAGTGCGGAGCAATATCCGCATCGAGTATAGAAGATGCCTTTTATTCGGCGGAATTTCTTGCGCACAGGAAGAGATACCCGAAGGGCGGCAGGGTCGTGGTCTTGACGAATGCGGGCGGTTTCGCTGTTCTTGCGTCTGATTATGCGGAGAAATACGGTCTGAATATCATAGATCTTCCCACTGATGTAAAAGAGAAATTCGACGGTTTTCTGCCTTCATACTGGAGCCGGAGGAATCCGGTGGACATCGTCGGCGATGCAAGGATGGACAGGTTCGTTGCGGCTCTGGATCTGCTCTGCAAAAACGAAGACTTCTGGGACATTTGCGTCGTGATCTCGATTCCGAGCAACAATATCCCGTTCGAACAGCTTGCCGGGGAGATTATCAAAAAGACGAAGGAGACTGAGAAGAGGCTGGTCCCTGTCTTTGTCGGCGGTGAGGAGATGAAGCAGGGAAGGGACACTCTCACGAGTGCTGGTATCCCTTCGTTCGACGAACCCGAGACGGCGTTCAGGGTCATGGGCGGGATTGTTGAGAGCCGGCACGTTTCGGGGAATTTGCAATAATTCGGAAGGGAGGGGGACGATTTCCCCTCCCTCGAACCCTCTCCCTCATGGCCATAGGTCACAGTCGGGACAGGCGAGTGTCTCTCCTGCTCCGTGAATTTTCAATTGTTCCTAAAATATTAATTTCCCGTCCGGGGCTTATGCCCTCTAATAAATTCATTTTGTTTAGAAGTGATGGAGCTTACGCCCTTCTCAGATTTTACTAAACTGTGGGATATCTTAGGGAAAAAGCAAAAAAAGACGATAACGTTATCTTGCGGAGCGGGAATAATTCTATTATTCCTGATTGAGAGCGTCAGCAATGAAAAAACTGATGACAGGCTATGCTGAGCAACGGGACCTGCGCGAGGAGTCTTGGAAAATGCAGTACAAAAATATAACGATCACATACGAAGATGCAAAGATCCATGCAAGGAAGGATGAAAACGAATGCTGGGAGTACAGGTATCCATATTCGGATTCATGGGAAAAAGACCCTGAAAAGCTCCTGGCCGTACGCCCGACGGGGAATCCCGAAGGTATGTTCTATGAGATTCT from Methanolacinia petrolearia DSM 11571 encodes:
- a CDS encoding helix-turn-helix domain-containing protein; this encodes MKLEKVLTFTEKEEELADLLSEVGLKKNVAKVLVYLANTEEATSREIERGTDLRQPEVSIAMRTLSEKEWISNRESKAESKGRPVKIYNLSKPMPEIIDTLEKDKKEEIENQLEIIKKIRKIV
- a CDS encoding TATA-box-binding protein codes for the protein MKVNPEDSLKIENIVASAKVAKELDLQMINEKIKDAEYNKKRFPGVVLRMQEPKIAALVFGSGKVVLTGAKSIDSLSKGLDILGDKLRELKLDIPKNLEYKVQNIVTSADLGTPINLNKIAVGFNLERIEYEPEQFPGLVYRLDEPKVVVLLFGSGKLIITGGKQPEDAKKAVQKILSDLSNLGLI
- a CDS encoding acetate--CoA ligase family protein, yielding MSKTFSAGLRQGEYMKKKVLLGAEGYRLLDRFGIPHPEYGLAHSEDEAAGIAENLGFPVVMKVISPDIIHKSDAGGVVLDIGSAGEAREAYSRIIRNSLSAVPGALIEGVIVEKSARPGLEIIVGGKTDPAFGKTLTFGTGGTNVSIYKDVSFAILPLTPEKAKKMIRGIRAFPLIRGYRGSKPKDEAEMVRILVSAARMFGETPGLSEFDINPLRLYEEGACAIDTAFIFDESTVPAAQVVRGENAPADTGIFSPSSIALVGASEKPGKVGTTMAEKLAKFPGEFYPVNPTDDEIFGFKCYPSVMDIPGSVDMAVISVPAPLVPGIAKECGEKGVKIAVIISAGFRETGEEGAKIEDIIAETGKKYGMRIVGPNCLGLISPYKGYDTTFLPITPLPGNIAFISQSGALLNAVIDWSLSYGLGYSLVASVGNQCDLKFTDYLVWAQSDENTRAIIMYIEDVGDGRRFMELVSEISPEKPVVVIKAGSSDKGHLAAASHTGSLAGSHEIYIEAFKECGAISASSIEDAFYSAEFLAHRKRYPKGGRVVVLTNAGGFAVLASDYAEKYGLNIIDLPTDVKEKFDGFLPSYWSRRNPVDIVGDARMDRFVAALDLLCKNEDFWDICVVISIPSNNIPFEQLAGEIIKKTKETEKRLVPVFVGGEEMKQGRDTLTSAGIPSFDEPETAFRVMGGIVESRHVSGNLQ